The Pricia mediterranea genome includes a window with the following:
- a CDS encoding CusA/CzcA family heavy metal efflux RND transporter — MINRIIDFSINNKFIIGLLTLALIGAGIYSMTQVPIDAVPDITNNQVQVITQSPNLGTEDIEQFVTYPVEVAMSNLPNVKEIRSVSRFGLSVVTVVFDDDMGTYLPRQLVSEKLTEVREQIPEGFGQPSMGPISTGLGEVYQYTLKVEPEFEDKYSLSDLRTMQDWIVQRQMAMVPGVVEINAIGGKIKQYEVAVDPNELKAIGLTITDVFEALEANNKNTGGAYIEKNHQANFIRGEGLVRSLDDIKKIVIKNENGVPITISDVADVRFGSAVRYGALTQDGEGEVVGGLVMMLKGANSNEVIVRVKDRMAEIQKSLPEGVVIQPLLDRSKLISETTGTVRNNLLEGALIVIFVLVFLLGNWRGGLIVASTIPLSLLFAFILMNVFDVWANLMSLGAIDFGIIVDGAVIIVEASVFLMGSYILKKKSLNKEKRDEIAANASKKMMNAAFFGQLIILIVFLPILALEGIEGKMFKPMALTFIFAMIGAMFLCLTYVPMMSALFLKPPKTEKKSWGDRFVHWVQRKYEPLLVKTLNKGKWIVGIAVAIFALTVFMFTRMGGEFIPQLDEGDIAFHTILKPGSSLSETIETTTKVERIIKAEFPEVEKIVSRIGVAEVPTDPMPMDFADVFVILKPQDEWVSADDKDELIDKMKEAVSIIPGVNYEFTQPIEMRFNELLEGIREDVAIKIYGEDIDVLAAKADEITKIIAGTQGIGDMRAEATSGLPQMTIKYNRNKLAQYGVSVDQLNTMVQSAFAGGYAGVIFEGEKRFDLVVRLDEENRTDINDIRNLYINLPNGSQIPLQELAAIEYTPGPMQISRDNTNRRTYVGVNVRGRDVESLVNEIKDKLDANLELPPGYFIRYGGAFENLERASERLQTVVPIALLLIFILIYFALKSFPQTLMIYLAIPMATIGGVFALWLRDMPFSISAGVGFIVLFGVAVLNGLVMISGLNELKEEGVTNLKDRIVEGTKRRIRPIMLTAFTDILGFLPMAISASAGAEVQRPLATVVIGGLITSTLLTLFILPIFYQWVEKRSERKKKFNPKFVTATAVVCLLFTSAIAPAQSAVEGKAQQVRPQDSLPVISLDKAVEISKENYPLLKTKQLEIQRQNALKGVAYDFGKTQVFTGGEEIADGQGIYTLVGVGQQNIDLLGIGANKRLQKQRIALAETALDLSELQVEQEVKKAWSQAYQQRQKFELYRELDSIYSQFETAIQLNFEVEAISRLEYSSAKNQALQISNKLQQAESDYAIALQKLNLWLATDIFYSVPDAFEESEVAVLGLDADLERHPELEFSQRRIDEAEANYNAARAELLPKLNLQGGLQQVNGDSGFYTYQAGISVPLFSGAQRSQAKAAKIDSEIARTNADFIQRQLQSEFKQAVQGYQKWKTSWQFYRDKALPLAEEQRKGALLAYKEGAVDYASFTQIIRDAINTEMDALDALDNYLDALFELQYFQN, encoded by the coding sequence ATGATTAATAGAATCATTGATTTTTCAATCAATAACAAATTTATAATCGGTCTGCTCACGCTGGCATTGATTGGTGCTGGTATATATAGTATGACCCAAGTGCCCATTGATGCCGTGCCGGATATTACTAATAACCAAGTACAGGTCATCACACAATCCCCTAATCTGGGAACGGAAGATATTGAGCAATTCGTAACCTATCCCGTCGAAGTTGCAATGAGCAACTTGCCCAATGTAAAGGAAATTCGTTCGGTGTCCCGCTTTGGCCTTTCCGTAGTAACCGTCGTTTTTGACGATGATATGGGTACCTATTTACCGCGTCAACTTGTTTCTGAAAAACTGACCGAAGTACGTGAACAAATCCCAGAGGGTTTTGGACAGCCAAGTATGGGGCCAATTTCAACAGGTTTGGGGGAAGTGTACCAATATACCTTAAAGGTAGAACCTGAATTTGAAGATAAATATTCATTATCCGATTTACGTACAATGCAAGATTGGATTGTGCAACGGCAAATGGCAATGGTGCCTGGTGTTGTAGAAATTAATGCCATCGGCGGAAAAATAAAGCAATATGAGGTGGCCGTCGACCCTAATGAATTAAAGGCAATCGGCCTTACTATTACCGATGTGTTCGAAGCATTGGAAGCGAACAATAAAAATACAGGTGGTGCGTACATTGAGAAAAACCATCAGGCGAACTTCATTCGAGGTGAAGGTTTGGTGCGAAGCCTTGATGATATTAAAAAAATCGTCATTAAAAATGAAAATGGTGTGCCCATTACCATAAGTGATGTTGCAGATGTGCGCTTTGGTTCTGCCGTGCGCTATGGGGCTTTGACGCAGGACGGCGAAGGTGAGGTCGTTGGCGGTCTTGTTATGATGCTCAAAGGGGCAAACTCAAACGAGGTTATTGTACGTGTGAAAGACCGGATGGCCGAAATACAGAAATCCCTTCCTGAAGGGGTTGTCATTCAGCCCTTATTGGATAGAAGTAAGCTTATAAGTGAAACAACCGGCACGGTGCGTAACAATCTACTCGAAGGTGCGCTTATCGTGATTTTCGTACTTGTTTTCCTTTTAGGAAACTGGCGTGGTGGTCTTATTGTGGCTTCGACTATCCCTTTATCGCTATTGTTCGCTTTTATACTAATGAACGTTTTTGACGTATGGGCGAACTTGATGAGTTTAGGTGCTATCGATTTTGGTATCATCGTAGATGGGGCGGTCATCATCGTGGAAGCCAGCGTATTCTTAATGGGAAGCTACATCCTAAAAAAGAAGTCTTTAAACAAGGAAAAACGTGATGAGATAGCCGCAAATGCATCAAAGAAAATGATGAATGCCGCCTTCTTTGGGCAATTGATAATTCTAATTGTGTTCTTGCCCATACTGGCTTTGGAAGGCATCGAGGGCAAAATGTTTAAACCAATGGCGCTCACATTCATATTTGCAATGATTGGTGCTATGTTTCTTTGCCTGACATACGTTCCAATGATGTCCGCACTATTTTTAAAACCGCCCAAGACGGAAAAAAAATCTTGGGGCGACCGTTTCGTGCATTGGGTACAGCGGAAGTATGAACCACTTTTGGTCAAGACTTTAAACAAGGGAAAATGGATTGTGGGTATTGCCGTCGCCATATTTGCCCTAACCGTTTTTATGTTTACAAGAATGGGTGGCGAATTCATTCCCCAACTGGATGAAGGCGATATTGCATTTCACACCATACTTAAACCCGGAAGCTCACTAAGCGAAACGATTGAGACCACTACTAAAGTTGAGCGTATCATAAAGGCCGAATTTCCGGAAGTTGAGAAAATTGTAAGCCGTATCGGTGTGGCCGAAGTGCCCACAGACCCGATGCCAATGGATTTCGCTGATGTATTTGTTATTCTAAAACCCCAAGACGAATGGGTGTCTGCCGATGATAAGGATGAACTTATTGATAAAATGAAGGAAGCGGTAAGTATTATCCCGGGCGTCAATTATGAGTTTACCCAACCTATCGAAATGCGCTTTAATGAACTGTTAGAGGGTATTCGAGAAGATGTTGCCATCAAAATTTATGGTGAGGATATCGATGTGCTTGCTGCAAAAGCGGATGAGATTACAAAAATCATTGCAGGTACTCAAGGTATAGGCGATATGAGGGCAGAAGCAACTTCTGGACTGCCCCAAATGACCATTAAATACAATCGTAACAAGCTGGCTCAGTATGGGGTGAGTGTTGACCAGCTGAATACAATGGTACAGTCCGCTTTTGCGGGCGGATATGCAGGGGTCATTTTTGAAGGCGAAAAGCGTTTTGACTTGGTCGTTAGACTCGATGAAGAAAACCGTACTGACATCAACGACATCAGAAATCTGTACATCAATTTGCCCAATGGCTCACAGATTCCGCTTCAAGAACTGGCTGCTATTGAATACACACCTGGTCCTATGCAAATCAGTCGGGACAATACCAACCGAAGAACCTACGTAGGTGTAAATGTGCGCGGACGTGATGTGGAATCCTTGGTCAACGAGATTAAGGATAAACTGGACGCAAATCTTGAATTACCACCAGGCTATTTTATTCGGTATGGTGGTGCATTTGAAAATCTCGAAAGAGCAAGCGAGCGATTACAGACTGTGGTCCCCATTGCTTTACTGCTCATTTTCATTTTGATTTATTTCGCATTAAAATCTTTTCCGCAAACCTTGATGATTTACTTGGCAATCCCGATGGCGACCATTGGCGGTGTATTCGCACTATGGCTTCGGGATATGCCTTTCAGTATTTCCGCAGGGGTCGGCTTTATCGTCCTCTTTGGTGTTGCCGTCCTGAACGGACTGGTAATGATTAGCGGCCTGAATGAGTTGAAGGAAGAAGGCGTGACCAACTTGAAAGACCGTATTGTGGAAGGTACGAAACGCCGGATACGCCCCATTATGCTTACAGCCTTTACCGATATCTTAGGATTTCTTCCGATGGCGATATCAGCATCGGCAGGGGCTGAAGTGCAGCGACCCTTGGCAACTGTGGTTATAGGTGGATTGATAACTTCAACACTCTTGACGCTATTTATCCTTCCCATCTTTTACCAATGGGTCGAGAAACGTTCGGAACGGAAGAAGAAATTTAATCCAAAATTTGTTACCGCAACAGCCGTGGTCTGTCTTTTGTTTACTTCCGCTATCGCGCCTGCCCAGAGCGCAGTCGAAGGGAAAGCACAACAAGTCCGACCGCAAGATTCTTTACCGGTTATTTCATTGGATAAAGCTGTAGAAATTTCCAAGGAAAACTATCCGTTATTGAAGACGAAACAGTTGGAAATTCAACGACAGAATGCACTTAAAGGTGTTGCTTATGATTTTGGAAAAACGCAAGTTTTTACGGGCGGCGAAGAAATTGCAGATGGTCAGGGTATTTATACTTTAGTTGGTGTCGGGCAACAAAATATCGACCTCTTGGGTATAGGTGCTAATAAGCGACTGCAAAAACAACGAATTGCTTTGGCCGAAACCGCTCTCGACCTGTCTGAATTGCAAGTGGAACAGGAAGTAAAAAAGGCGTGGTCGCAGGCATACCAACAGCGACAAAAATTTGAACTGTACCGCGAGCTGGATTCCATTTATTCACAGTTTGAAACGGCAATCCAACTCAACTTTGAGGTGGAAGCCATTTCAAGATTGGAATATTCATCGGCAAAAAACCAAGCGTTGCAAATCAGTAATAAATTGCAACAAGCAGAAAGCGATTATGCTATTGCGTTGCAAAAGCTAAATCTTTGGCTGGCAACAGACATTTTTTATTCTGTACCAGATGCATTTGAAGAAAGTGAGGTGGCTGTATTGGGATTGGATGCGGATTTAGAAAGACATCCCGAGCTGGAATTTTCGCAAAGGCGCATCGATGAAGCCGAAGCAAACTATAATGCCGCTCGTGCCGAGCTACTTCCTAAATTAAACCTGCAAGGTGGATTGCAACAGGTAAACGGCGATAGTGGATTTTACACCTATCAGGCAGGCATTTCAGTCCCGTTGTTTTCGGGCGCACAGCGTAGTCAGGCCAAGGCAGCAAAAATCGATAGCGAAATCGCAAGGACAAATGCAGATTTTATCCAACGCCAACTGCAATCTGAATTTAAGCAGGCTGTACAAGGCTACCAGAAGTGGAAAACATCTTGGCAGTTTTACAGGGATAAAGCTCTGCCACTTGCAGAAGAACAGCGTAAGGGCGCGTTACTCGCCTACAAGGAAGGTGCGGTGGATTATGCTTCATTCACACAGATTATACGTGATGCCATAAACACCGAAATGGATGCGCTCGATGCGCTTGACAATTATTTAGATGCCTTGTTTGAACTACAATACTTTCAAAACTAA
- a CDS encoding DUF6660 family protein, producing MKFLAIILSIYFLALNFMPCSDTGVIENDTQTVSVMDFDGEHGQDCQLCSPFCQCHCCHSHTIDFGLAIFEPIEPTISHENFVHSDSLGKDITLSLFQPPQV from the coding sequence ATGAAATTTTTAGCGATCATATTATCCATCTACTTTCTGGCACTCAATTTTATGCCTTGCAGTGATACAGGTGTTATAGAAAACGATACGCAAACAGTTTCTGTAATGGACTTCGATGGCGAACACGGTCAAGACTGCCAACTGTGTTCCCCATTCTGTCAATGCCATTGTTGCCATTCACACACCATCGACTTCGGTTTGGCTATTTTTGAACCCATCGAGCCTACTATTTCGCATGAAAATTTTGTCCACTCCGATAGTTTGGGCAAGGATATTACACTTTCCCTTTTTCAGCCACCACAGGTATAA
- a CDS encoding PQQ-dependent sugar dehydrogenase codes for MRTLAVIFSLTIFAYGLGQDKAIDSLPEPFATKSVSNFSNVLGWENGRTPKAPVGFTVTKYADGFENPRWLYELPNGDILVAQGNSNYGFFKRIGAWLIGVGKSKNLARSADLITLLRDTDNDGKPDVRETFLHDGLNQPFGMLLIGGSFYVANTDALMRYPYKEGQMSIAAKGEKIATLPAGKANQHWTRNIITNGDESKIYIAVGSGSNIMEKGIEKELLKANILRCNIDGSELEVFASGLRNPVGMDWEPETQVLWTVVNERDGLGNFLVPDYLTSVQEDGFYGWPYTYFGHEDPRVKIEKPTRRGEALIPDYALKSHTASLGLVFYDGNSFPEKYHGGAFVVQHGSWNKKKLSGYRVVFIPFENGKPSGPEEDFLTGFIVDPQEDEVYGRPVGAIVTQDGSLLVTDDKTHTIWRISAND; via the coding sequence ATGAGAACTTTAGCAGTAATTTTTAGCCTTACTATATTCGCTTACGGCTTGGGGCAGGATAAAGCGATAGACTCGCTTCCCGAACCGTTCGCTACGAAATCCGTTTCGAACTTTTCAAATGTTCTAGGCTGGGAAAATGGGAGAACGCCCAAAGCACCGGTAGGTTTTACCGTTACTAAATACGCCGATGGTTTCGAGAATCCGCGTTGGTTGTACGAACTGCCCAATGGCGATATTTTGGTTGCACAGGGCAATTCGAACTATGGTTTCTTTAAACGCATCGGTGCATGGCTTATCGGTGTTGGAAAATCAAAGAATCTCGCCCGTAGTGCCGACTTGATTACCCTGCTCCGTGATACCGATAACGACGGAAAGCCCGATGTTCGGGAAACCTTTCTTCATGATGGCTTGAACCAACCTTTCGGTATGCTGCTTATTGGAGGTTCTTTTTATGTGGCGAACACCGATGCATTGATGCGTTATCCATATAAAGAAGGACAGATGAGCATTGCAGCCAAAGGAGAAAAAATAGCAACGCTGCCCGCTGGAAAGGCCAATCAACATTGGACGCGAAACATCATAACGAACGGAGACGAATCGAAAATCTATATTGCTGTGGGAAGTGGGAGCAATATTATGGAGAAAGGTATAGAAAAAGAATTGTTGAAAGCCAACATTTTACGCTGCAATATCGATGGTTCAGAATTGGAAGTATTTGCTTCTGGTCTTCGAAACCCCGTAGGTATGGACTGGGAACCCGAAACCCAAGTATTATGGACAGTTGTCAACGAACGCGATGGATTGGGCAACTTCCTGGTGCCCGACTACCTGACCAGCGTTCAAGAAGATGGTTTTTACGGATGGCCTTATACCTACTTCGGACACGAAGACCCTAGAGTTAAAATCGAAAAGCCCACGAGAAGGGGCGAAGCCTTGATTCCGGATTATGCCTTAAAATCTCACACTGCTTCCTTAGGATTGGTCTTTTATGACGGAAATAGTTTTCCGGAAAAATATCACGGAGGGGCCTTTGTCGTTCAGCACGGCTCTTGGAACAAAAAGAAACTATCGGGGTACAGAGTTGTGTTTATACCCTTTGAAAATGGAAAGCCCTCAGGACCCGAAGAAGATTTTCTGACCGGTTTTATCGTCGATCCCCAAGAGGATGAAGTGTACGGTAGACCAGTGGGGGCGATAGTTACCCAAGACGGGTCATTATTGGTAACCGATGATAAAACGCATACGATCTGGCGGATAAGTGCTAACGACTAA
- a CDS encoding DUF305 domain-containing protein, with amino-acid sequence MENKQQNGNNYGKFFAMIATAMVAMFFLMYTHSYQIIDHFWYSETRFFMTLIMAGSMIIIMLLFMLNMYKKRGVNIAIIGLGILLIAGGIGLVRSQVTVTGVDYMEGMIPHHSIAILTSERSQIKDIRVRKLADEIIKAQRREIMEMEWLINDIKENGLVETEDERKNRPLPKFEGKLDEETRNLTE; translated from the coding sequence ATGGAAAACAAACAACAAAACGGCAACAACTACGGTAAATTTTTCGCGATGATCGCTACCGCAATGGTAGCAATGTTCTTTTTAATGTATACCCATTCGTACCAAATCATTGATCATTTCTGGTACAGCGAAACCCGATTTTTCATGACGTTGATCATGGCCGGTTCCATGATTATCATAATGCTCCTCTTTATGTTGAATATGTACAAAAAGCGGGGAGTAAACATAGCAATAATCGGATTGGGTATCCTATTGATAGCCGGTGGTATCGGTTTGGTCAGAAGTCAGGTTACCGTCACTGGCGTTGATTATATGGAAGGCATGATTCCTCACCATTCCATCGCCATTTTGACAAGTGAGCGGTCTCAAATTAAGGATATACGCGTAAGGAAACTTGCTGACGAAATTATAAAGGCACAACGTAGGGAAATTATGGAAATGGAATGGCTGATCAACGATATCAAAGAAAATGGTCTAGTAGAAACAGAGGACGAACGGAAAAACAGGCCCTTACCAAAGTTTGAAGGAAAGTTAGACGAAGAAACACGAAACCTGACTGAATAG
- a CDS encoding heavy-metal-associated domain-containing protein, translating into MKKTYSIEGMSCNGCRGHVEKSLSNVTGVANVSVNLKDAEATVESQYEVPLNNLQEALQDSQYSIKPQKVG; encoded by the coding sequence ATGAAAAAAACATATTCAATCGAAGGGATGAGCTGCAACGGATGTCGCGGCCATGTAGAAAAATCACTTTCAAACGTAACGGGCGTCGCCAATGTATCGGTCAATCTGAAAGACGCAGAAGCAACCGTAGAGTCACAGTATGAGGTGCCGCTGAATAATTTACAGGAGGCACTGCAAGATAGTCAGTATTCGATAAAGCCACAGAAAGTCGGATAA